The Thunnus maccoyii chromosome 12, fThuMac1.1, whole genome shotgun sequence genomic interval tctgaacatgacaCAGAGCAAACCCCTCTTGCACAATTGCCCttcaattactttttttctgtaactgATGACACATTTATCTCACCTCTCACACTATGAAGCTACAGAAGTTCAATTATGTGTTGGTTCAGTGTGTCCTGATTCTTTGCACAAGAGCTTTGTTTGTatttgggtttttcttttttttttcttactcctTTTTATGTAGGAGAAGTGAAGTATGTGAAGTTAAGTACCTGCACAGGGCTGACACTTATTGGCTCCTTGAGGACGATCCAGGTGACACTCTCCAAAAGAGGTGGTGTGGTCAGAGAGCCATCATAAGTCCAATAATCCAGACAGCCAGGAAGAAGCGTCTTTGCGTCAAAGTTAGCAAAGGTGGTCTGCTTTCCCTGCAGGCATCAGGAGGGAATGTTGGAAGAGAGAGCGTGAGAAagggaagaaggaaggaaagcaATTATTGTTGATTGGTCACCATGACAATTGAGTTTTTAGTTTGCTTATTGTTCAGagcatatttgtattcaggaaAGCAATGTTTTGTGAATTCTGAGAGAGTTCTTTTTACCTTTGTCTTAATATCATTTAAGGCATCCAGAACTTTCTGCAGCCTGGGGTTGGCAGCACCAATCTGAAGAAtaacacccacccacacacacacacacacacacacacacacacacacacacacacacacacacacacacacacacacacacacacactatttaatttacaggacttttttttccaaatgcaaTGTTaattatttggctttttttcctTCACCTTAAGAAAGACCCCAACCACAGCCAGTCCATCAGGCTGGCTGGCTGCCTCTCCGAAGCTGGGGTACTTGGTGTTCCAGTGCACCAGATGAAGCTAATAGAAAAAAGTGGCAAAAAAGTTTGTTTAAGCACTGAAGCATTTACcagtgttgttttcagcaaGTCTTTATCTGCAACTAACTATAAAGGATCCataggaggggggggggggttaatcAATCGACAGCAAGATTTTAGAcatactgaggtcatgagtccAGTGTTGTTCACGTCACaatttcaacagtttttctttaaattctATTACATGAAAGTCTAAATGCTGTTAAAAGCATTCACAAGCCACACTGGAAGGAATTCAATTCTGGTGGGGAAATACCACTGGTCATCAACAACCAAGTGGTAGAGAGAATGGATCATTTCAAATTCCTTGGGACTACAATCTCCTCCTCCCTGAAATGGAAAGACAACTTCACCACCATTAAGAAGAAAACTCATCAAATACTATTCTTTCTAAGGCAGCTTAGAAATATCAAGGGTGGCAATGATAGAATTCTACAGAACTGTAATAGAAAGTGTGTTCACTTTCTCAATAACTGTATGGTATGGCAATTCTATAGCccatgagaaaaaaacagctggGCAGAGTCATATGCACAGCCTCAAAAATAACTGGCTGTGAACCTCACACCATTTCTGAATTATACCACATCCCCATTCAGCTGAAaggttttaaaattttaaaggaCTCTACACACCTGGCCAACCCCCTATTCAATCACCTCCCTTTAGGTAAAAGACTGCGGTATTAAGACCATCTCACTTCCACAACAGCACTTACCCTGAAGCAATCTGCATCCTAAATGCTTCACTGGCTGTATTACTTGTATAAACTCCTTGAGCACATGCACTTTGATTTGTCACTTTCATGGCATGGGCCATATGATTGTATTAATTGAAATGTTGTAATAtaattgtttatgtttttgtggcCACTTCTTGTATGTATTGTGTCGTTATGCGTTTACTGTTGTGATCTCTGAGCACACCAAAACAAATTCCAAATCAACTATAAAGTTGATGTGGCAATAAATTATTGATCCTGATTCTCACcaagtttgatttttattagTCCCCTGTGATttaacaaaatactgtatacagaaaataacaagaaGCATTATAAACAGATTAGTCATTTCAGAAACTAGGTTTCTTAACAAAGACAGGAGACACCATTAATGGCACACGTCCTAGCATTTTATTCCTCTACTgtagtgcctgttcaaaacatgcctgttcagAAGGGGctgattgcttattatttctggAGAACtgcatatatatgtatctgttgacaaatgtatcaattaaaacTATAAGGATGTAATAAATTGAATAGttttaatccagacagaaacttcaccagtgagattAAACAGAGGTTGAGCCATGGAAGCAGTTTATGGCCTTCCATAGGGTGATTCTGCCGCCAATCAAACGTGTCTGcgctcctattggctagttttactgcctgtGTATGCTCGTTCATCTCTCTTGGGCAGTTTAATTGGGTGGGGGCGTGTGCCTTTGTCCCGCTTAGAAAACAGAGCCAAGAAGTCCCGCCCCACTATGATGTGacggtgtttatatcaaacagcccttGCTACACTTAGACACGGAGCTAAGCGGCTcactttttgcttgttttttcaaagtttattaataataaacgTGTCACATGTCCAACTTGCACCAAAAGAAGTAAATcacctgttgagtgtttgatggttgtttatttgtgctttagaatgtaactgtcgtgaaacaatcagaaaataacgtatttctgtcatttaagggatttctctctctctcagagaaagctttccactGCTGTCTCTCCTCACCACCGCTGGccttctcctgctctctttctctcatctttttttaaaatgggtGGTGACACccacaacaaagcctaacttttaacgttatctAACAGAGAGAGATGTCCTCCTCTCCTAACTCTCATGGCAGGAGTTGTACAGCTCTGCTCCTGACAtgcagagcccagaagccccgcccTGCTGCTGCAAAACTGAGCGGCTCGCTGatcacttgtttattcaaagtttgtTAATATTGAACATATCACATGTCCAaattgtaccaaattgcacctcCTTGTGTCCTCAACAatacacccaccaagtgtgaaGTAAATCAGATGAACGGTTCTCCAAATATGCAAagaacaaacatacatacagacagacagacagacagacagacagacagacagacagacagagattccttgatttatatagagagataacACTAATTGTGGATGTTGTATGTAGTAGTTGTAAGCATCTTTTAATCCCCATCCAGTTAACTCCAGTGGCTGCAGTACCTCACAGGGGAACTTGATGCCGTTGACAGTGTGCTCGGAGCCTCTGTCATCACTTGCTCCCCAGTGGAAATGAAACTGCTTCAGACGGTACCTTCCTGAAATAGGACCTCCAGTCAGGGCTGGTTGGAATGGAACAACAGAATCATTAGAGACACATTCAACAATCCATCTAAACCCATCTAATCTAAACCTAAACTGATCAGTAACCTGCACTTCATTATACAGTCAACTACATATtggttgtaaatgtttttgttacttcttcttgtttctattctgattgctttggttttattttttccattataTTTTGAACTTACATTCTGCTCCAGGACttgcactgagtcagactattgtcgcaatatttcactaagttaaTGTTACctgattatgatacctgccctattagcacaatttagctaagGTAGCTAATGTTAGAATATATGTCACCGACAATAAGCTGCAATTCAGCTTATGGTCTTAGCTTATGGTTTAAGCTTCAAACctgctccaatgcaaaccagtgggtgaaATCACACCTCATTATGTCCATCTTTAATACAGTCTATGGGTTAGAGGTGCATGTtccagttttatatttatatttatattttaaaccaTACACCTTAGAAAACCCTGGTTTATGAAGCTTCCAGAACGtcatctgtcagtcaaacaTTATGTCCAGCACTGTTAGGTTttcttaaaggggcactccataGGATTGTACATGTAACCATCAGTTTTAGTCATGCAGAGTATTACTCAGCATGTGAACATagtgtataatgtcttctgtggcgtTGTGGAGGAtctctgagaaaataaccctgatgatgtcatagtgccTAAGTTACTCCTTTATTGGATTTTCACTTGAAGGTAGTTAAGTCTCTATTGTACACCTCTTTGTCTGTCCTGCCATTATATTATTCATGTTGCTGGCTGTTCATGCTAATTGCtcagtttttcttctgttcCTTCCTAGTTATTGCACAGGGGCCATAACTGGTACTATAACAAAATCACAgagtgtatatttatattttatttttttcctaatGTTTCATAGAtggtaacattttaaatttaaaataacaaaacgtgaattaattttattcatattgatATGTTTGTTATGATTTGCACTACTGGCTGAACATTGAATAGACAGTGTCAGTGCAGCAGGGTGAGGTGGTTCATATGTCATGTTGACCTCTAGATTATGAAGCAAGGTTGATCAGGGTAAACTGAGCACTGACATCATCAGACGCTCTTATCTGCTACAGTACATACAGCAGGGTGGAGGCCTAAACAAGATGGCCAGAAAAAGACATGAAGGAATATTTGCTATTAGAAGTGAACTACAAATTATGTGTGTAATGATATCATGCAATCAAAGTATGAAGTATCCGAAAAAGTATCAAGTCTGTGGCCAGAATTTcgagaaaaaaaagtattataaaaaaagtcaaaattaccATTTTActaatctgattttaaaaaaatcataattctGACTTCAATTGAACATTATTCTTCAGTCATCTGCAGAGGAAGGTTATTGCTCTCACTGAGACAAATTTCAGAACTCTGAGAAGAAAGTAAAAAGTCTGTGATAAAAGTCCTTCCACTTATAGTTTTacttaaatcatattttaaaaaatgttctctTGCAGCCAaaaatcattataattattattatgattacaaAACCCACAGATATGGTTTGAATATGATCACACAGGTGCATGCAGAATAAACTCCTACTCTTGGTTCTACTTTCCAACACTAGGAGCTGTGCTTACTGGAAGTGTCTTCATCATCCACAAAATCCACCTGGAAGGAATGTCCGTTGTTGAGAATGCCCGTGGAGTTGGAGGGGTCATACTTGAGTTTCAGAGCCTTCAGAGAGGGGGCATACTGGGCTTCCTTAGGGACAATGTTGATGGGAGACTGTCTGGGCCCGTTAGCTACTGGAAAATCATCTCCCCATTTGTCAGGTCCTATAAAATTCAGTACAGGAGGGAAAATATCCAAAGAGtaaatgtgtatatgtttataCCGCACTCACTGCTTCTTTCCTATTCAGTTCTGTTCTAACTATGAACCATTTTGGAATCACCATTCAAGCATTTAGGTCCTTTCATTCAGGTAAGAGAGGTAATACCTTTATGTAAAATGAAGCTCCTGAAGGTTTATACTAAtattactgatgcatcaatgtgtaagcagcattttactgtagCTGGTAGAGGTGGACCTAATTTTAAGTACTTTGAGTAATTTGATGAACTATGCATGAAATTTGATTATTTCctatgtaaaatgttttatctacAAAGTAACTAATCACaactatagctgtcagataaaagcagaaa includes:
- the cahz gene encoding carbonic anhydrase; the encoded protein is MSHGWGYGPANGPDKWGDDFPVANGPRQSPINIVPKEAQYAPSLKALKLKYDPSNSTGILNNGHSFQVDFVDDEDTSTLTGGPISGRYRLKQFHFHWGASDDRGSEHTVNGIKFPCELHLVHWNTKYPSFGEAASQPDGLAVVGVFLKIGAANPRLQKVLDALNDIKTKGKQTTFANFDAKTLLPGCLDYWTYDGSLTTPPLLESVTWIVLKEPISVSPVQMAKFRSLLFSAEGEAPCCMVDNYRPPQPLKGRQVRASFK